A region from the Gloeocapsa sp. PCC 73106 genome encodes:
- a CDS encoding RNA-guided endonuclease TnpB family protein has protein sequence MSLKSFKTTLILNNKQATLASKHAGVARHAYNWGLATCFETIDNNQLLPSSIDLHKKLVAEVKSVYEWYYEVSKCAPQQALRNLHQAFMNWWKHQHCQKPKFKKKGIRDSFYLEGAIKISGNKIKLPIFGWITADEILPSVIPKNVTISKRASKWFISFKYELENKPTPKTSPIIGVDVGINSLATCSDGTVFANPKAYRKAKKRLARLQRALSRKQKGSNNRKRALGRLQKAHYRVANIRKDTLHKITTHLAKNHSEVVIEDLNVSGMLKNHRLASAIADCGFYEFVRQLEYKCEWYGSTLTRVDRFFPSSQLCSNCGHKQKMPLSQRVYQCGNCGTTLDRDLNASINIRNAFKNTPSSGEINACEEVKQLGSTAAKTSMKHEVNIKPKQLSLFDLLE, from the coding sequence ATGTCGCTCAAAAGCTTTAAAACCACATTAATACTCAATAATAAGCAAGCAACTCTAGCATCTAAACACGCAGGAGTAGCACGTCACGCTTATAATTGGGGATTAGCGACTTGTTTTGAAACTATTGATAACAATCAGCTATTACCATCATCTATAGACCTTCATAAAAAGCTTGTAGCTGAGGTCAAATCAGTCTATGAGTGGTATTACGAAGTCTCTAAATGCGCTCCTCAACAAGCGTTAAGAAACCTGCATCAAGCCTTTATGAATTGGTGGAAACATCAGCATTGTCAAAAGCCCAAATTCAAAAAGAAAGGTATAAGAGACAGTTTTTATCTAGAAGGTGCTATTAAAATATCTGGAAACAAGATAAAACTCCCTATCTTTGGATGGATAACCGCCGACGAAATACTCCCTTCTGTCATCCCTAAAAACGTCACTATTAGTAAAAGAGCTTCTAAGTGGTTTATTTCCTTTAAGTATGAATTAGAGAATAAACCTACTCCCAAAACAAGCCCAATTATAGGAGTTGATGTAGGGATAAACTCATTAGCAACTTGTTCAGATGGGACAGTTTTTGCTAACCCCAAAGCCTATAGAAAAGCCAAAAAAAGATTAGCCAGATTACAAAGAGCTTTAAGTAGAAAACAGAAAGGTTCAAATAATAGAAAAAGAGCCTTAGGTAGATTACAAAAAGCCCATTATCGAGTAGCAAACATTCGGAAAGACACCCTACACAAAATAACGACTCACCTCGCCAAAAACCACAGTGAGGTAGTGATAGAAGATTTAAATGTGTCAGGAATGCTTAAAAACCATAGGTTAGCGAGTGCGATAGCAGATTGTGGCTTTTACGAATTTGTGCGTCAATTAGAGTATAAATGTGAATGGTATGGGTCAACATTAACGAGAGTTGATAGGTTTTTCCCATCAAGTCAATTGTGCTCAAATTGCGGTCACAAGCAAAAAATGCCATTATCTCAGAGAGTGTATCAATGCGGTAATTGTGGGACAACTCTTGACAGAGATTTGAACGCAAGTATAAACATTAGGAACGCTTTTAAAAATACTCCGAGCTCCGGAGAAATCAACGCGTGTGAAGAGGTAAAACAACTTGGTAGCACTGCTGCTAAGACCTCAATGAAGCACGAAGTAAACATCAAACCTAAACAATTAAGTCTTTTTGACTTGCTTGAGTAG
- a CDS encoding IS607 family transposase has translation MTKLSISEAAKLKGVSTQTLRRWEASGKLIPERTVTGHRRYDLSQLMGIKQELSFTIGYARVSSHDQKEDLNRQVQILELFCASNGWQVEIIQDLGSGLNYSKKGLKRLINLITDNQVERLVITHKDRLLRFGSELIFSLCEIFGTEVIIINRTEDSSFEEDLANDVLEIITVFSARLYGSRSHKNKKLVEELKDVAQKL, from the coding sequence ATGACTAAATTATCAATTTCTGAAGCTGCTAAATTGAAAGGCGTATCGACTCAAACCTTAAGGAGATGGGAAGCATCTGGTAAATTAATACCAGAAAGAACCGTTACAGGACACAGGAGATACGACCTATCCCAATTAATGGGCATTAAGCAAGAGCTATCTTTTACGATAGGTTATGCAAGAGTTTCAAGTCATGATCAAAAAGAAGACTTGAACAGACAAGTGCAAATACTAGAATTATTTTGTGCTTCTAATGGTTGGCAAGTAGAAATAATTCAAGACTTGGGAAGTGGGCTAAACTATTCTAAAAAAGGATTAAAGCGATTAATAAATTTAATCACAGATAATCAAGTTGAAAGATTAGTTATTACCCATAAAGATAGATTACTTAGATTTGGAAGTGAGCTTATATTTTCTCTCTGTGAGATTTTTGGGACAGAAGTAATTATTATTAATCGCACAGAAGATAGTTCTTTTGAAGAAGATTTAGCTAACGACGTGCTGGAAATCATAACAGTATTTTCTGCCCGATTATATGGCTCTAGAAGTCATAAAAATAAAAAGCTAGTAGAGGAATTAAAAGATGTCGCTCAAAAGCTTTAA